Proteins encoded by one window of Erwinia pyrifoliae DSM 12163:
- the mukE gene encoding chromosome partition protein MukE has product MSSTNIEQVMPVKLAQALASPIFPALDSQLRAGRHIGIEELDNHAFLMDYQEFLEEFYARYNVELVRAPEGFFYLRPRSTTLIPRSVLSELDMMVGKILCYLYLSPERLANEGIFSQQELHDELMTLADEGKLLKLVNQRSTGSDLDRQKLQEKMRASLNRLRRLGMVWFMGNDSSKFRITESVFRFGADVRSGDDAREAQLRMIRDGEAMQLDGGLTQSNDGDEDENEAENSAPDSAEEE; this is encoded by the coding sequence ATGTCATCGACAAATATTGAACAAGTGATGCCGGTCAAACTGGCACAGGCGCTGGCCAGCCCGATTTTCCCGGCTCTGGATAGCCAGCTGCGTGCGGGGCGTCATATCGGTATTGAAGAGCTGGATAATCACGCTTTTCTGATGGATTACCAGGAGTTCCTGGAGGAATTCTATGCGCGTTACAACGTGGAGCTTGTCCGTGCGCCGGAAGGTTTTTTCTACCTGCGCCCGCGCTCGACCACGCTTATCCCGCGTTCGGTGCTTTCCGAGCTGGACATGATGGTGGGCAAAATTCTTTGCTATCTCTATCTCAGTCCTGAACGTCTGGCCAATGAAGGGATCTTCAGCCAGCAGGAGCTGCACGATGAGCTGATGACGCTGGCGGATGAGGGTAAATTGTTGAAGCTGGTTAACCAGCGCTCCACCGGTTCTGACCTCGACCGCCAGAAGCTGCAGGAGAAGATGCGTGCGTCATTAAACCGCCTGCGTCGCCTCGGTATGGTGTGGTTTATGGGGAACGACAGCAGCAAATTCCGTATTACCGAGTCGGTGTTCCGCTTTGGTGCCGACGTGCGCAGCGGAGACGACGCGCGTGAAGCGCAGCTGCGGATGATCCGTGATGGTGAAGCGATGCAGCTTGATGGTGGCCTGACGCAGAGTAATGATGGCGATGAGGATGAAAATGAAGCGGAAAACAGCGCGCCGGACAGTGCGGAGGAAGAGTAA
- the mukF gene encoding chromosome partition protein MukF has protein sequence MSDFSQTVPELVAWARKNDFSVSLPTERLAFLLAIATLNGERMDGEMSEGELIDAFRHVSEGFEQTSETVLVRANNAINDMVRQRLINRFTSEHSEGHAIYRLTPLGIGITDYYIRQREFSTLRLSMQLSIVASELKRAADAAEEDGDEFHWHRNVFAPLKYSVAEIFDSIDITQRIMDEQQQAVKDDIAQLLNKDWRAAISSCELLLNETSGTLRELQDTLEAAGDKLQANLLRIQDATMSSPDLGFVDKLVFDLQNKLDRIISWGQQAIDLWIGYDRHVHKFIRTAIDMDKNRVFAQRLRLSVQNYFDMPWALTHANADRLYDMRDEDLVLRNEEVTGELPSELEYEEFNEIRERLAAMIEEALAVYKAQQKPLDLGAVMRDYLTQYPRVRHFDVARIVVDQAVRLGVAEADFSGLTAQWQAINDYGAKVQAHVIDKY, from the coding sequence ATGAGTGATTTTTCCCAGACGGTCCCCGAGCTGGTGGCCTGGGCGAGAAAAAATGATTTTTCCGTCTCGTTGCCAACCGAGCGTCTGGCTTTTTTGCTGGCGATCGCCACCCTGAACGGGGAGCGCATGGATGGGGAAATGAGTGAAGGCGAACTGATTGATGCTTTTCGCCACGTCAGCGAAGGCTTTGAGCAAACCAGCGAAACGGTATTGGTCCGTGCCAACAATGCCATCAATGACATGGTGCGCCAGCGCCTGATCAACCGCTTTACCAGCGAGCATTCCGAAGGCCATGCCATTTACCGACTCACCCCGCTTGGCATCGGCATCACCGACTACTACATACGCCAGCGTGAGTTTTCCACCCTGCGTCTGTCGATGCAGCTGTCAATCGTTGCCAGCGAGCTTAAACGTGCAGCAGATGCCGCCGAGGAAGACGGCGACGAGTTCCACTGGCATCGCAACGTGTTCGCTCCGCTCAAATACTCGGTGGCGGAAATCTTCGACAGCATCGATATTACCCAGCGCATAATGGATGAGCAGCAGCAGGCGGTAAAAGACGATATCGCACAGTTGCTGAATAAAGACTGGCGCGCCGCTATTTCCAGCTGCGAACTCCTGCTGAACGAAACCTCCGGCACGCTGCGTGAGCTACAGGATACGCTGGAAGCTGCAGGTGACAAACTGCAGGCCAACCTGCTGCGCATCCAGGATGCGACCATGAGCAGCCCGGATCTTGGCTTTGTCGACAAGCTGGTTTTTGACCTGCAAAACAAGCTTGACCGCATCATCAGCTGGGGCCAGCAGGCGATTGACCTGTGGATAGGTTACGACCGTCACGTACATAAATTTATCCGTACCGCCATCGATATGGATAAGAACCGCGTGTTCGCCCAGCGTCTGCGCCTGTCGGTGCAAAACTACTTCGACATGCCGTGGGCGCTGACCCACGCCAACGCCGATCGCCTGTACGATATGCGTGATGAGGATCTGGTACTGCGCAATGAAGAGGTCACCGGCGAACTGCCCTCCGAGCTTGAATATGAAGAGTTTAATGAAATTCGCGAACGGCTGGCGGCGATGATCGAAGAAGCGCTGGCTGTTTATAAAGCGCAGCAAAAACCGCTGGATCTCGGTGCGGTGATGCGTGATTACCTGACACAATATCCGCGCGTTCGTCATTTTGACGTGGCGCGCATTGTCGTCGATCAGGCCGTACGCTTAGGTGTGGCCGAAGCAGATTTCTCCGGCCTGACTGCTCAATGGCAGGCTATTAATGATTACGGAGCCAAGGTGCAGGCACATGTCATCGACAAATATTGA
- the cmoM gene encoding tRNA uridine 5-oxyacetic acid(34) methyltransferase CmoM has translation MQDRNFDDIAEKFSQNIYGTTKGRIRQAILWQDLDELLNTFPAGQLSVLDAGGGEGQTGCGIAARGHQVLLCDVSQEMLTRAQRLAQQQGVSANMQFRQMSAQQVARDLDKPVDLVLFHAVLEWIAEPQQALAALYQALKPGGVLSLMFYNLNGLLMQTMVLGNFGYLQAGLNKRKKKTLSPDYPRDPQQVYAWLVACGFVIENKTGIRVFHDYLRDKSKQSDRFDEVLALEKQYCRQEPFLSLGRYIHVTARKPIRQTNYE, from the coding sequence ATGCAGGATCGCAACTTTGATGATATCGCAGAAAAATTCTCGCAGAATATTTACGGCACCACCAAAGGTCGCATCCGTCAGGCGATCCTCTGGCAGGATTTGGACGAGCTGCTAAACACCTTCCCAGCCGGGCAATTGTCGGTTTTGGATGCCGGCGGCGGAGAGGGGCAGACCGGGTGCGGTATTGCCGCCCGTGGCCATCAGGTGCTGTTATGTGATGTTTCACAGGAAATGTTGACGCGCGCTCAGCGTCTGGCGCAACAGCAAGGCGTGAGTGCTAATATGCAGTTCCGGCAGATGAGCGCTCAGCAGGTTGCCCGCGATTTGGATAAACCGGTGGATCTGGTATTGTTTCATGCGGTGCTGGAATGGATAGCGGAACCGCAGCAGGCTTTGGCCGCGTTGTATCAGGCGCTGAAGCCCGGCGGCGTATTGTCGCTGATGTTTTACAACCTCAATGGCCTGCTGATGCAAACCATGGTGTTGGGCAACTTTGGCTATTTGCAGGCCGGATTGAATAAACGTAAAAAGAAAACCCTGTCTCCCGACTATCCACGCGATCCGCAGCAGGTTTACGCCTGGCTGGTAGCGTGCGGGTTCGTGATTGAAAATAAAACCGGCATTCGGGTTTTCCACGATTATCTGCGTGACAAAAGCAAACAGAGTGACCGGTTTGATGAGGTACTGGCCCTGGAGAAACAGTATTGCCGCCAGGAGCCATTTTTAAGTTTAGGGCGTTACATCCACGTTACCGCGCGGAAACCCATAAGGCAGACGAACTATGAGTGA
- the elyC gene encoding envelope biogenesis factor ElyC, whose translation MLFTVKKIIGGLLLPLPMLLLIMALGLFLLWFSHWQKSAKTLISVAWLTLLLLSLQPVADRLLVPLENQYPTWHHQHPLDYIVVLGGGYTWNPQWAPSSNMLNNSLPRLAEGIRIWRANPQAKLIFTGSKAQHNPMSSAALTASVAQSLGVPATAIIILDKPRDTEQEAHEVAKIVHNQPFALVTSANHLPRAIRFFQYEGLQPWPAPANQLAISSPLNFWERVLPSSFWLGHSERVVYENIGRLWQRLKQPESPSAEPRQQ comes from the coding sequence ATGCTGTTTACCGTGAAAAAAATCATTGGTGGCCTGCTGCTTCCGCTACCGATGCTGCTGTTGATTATGGCGCTTGGCCTTTTTCTACTCTGGTTTAGCCACTGGCAGAAAAGTGCTAAAACGCTGATTTCCGTTGCCTGGTTGACTTTGCTACTGCTAAGCCTGCAACCGGTTGCCGACCGGCTGCTGGTACCGCTGGAAAATCAATACCCGACCTGGCACCATCAGCATCCGCTGGATTACATCGTGGTGCTCGGCGGCGGCTATACCTGGAACCCGCAATGGGCGCCCAGCTCCAATATGTTGAACAACAGCCTGCCGCGTCTGGCCGAAGGTATCCGCATCTGGCGGGCAAACCCACAGGCAAAACTGATTTTTACCGGAAGTAAAGCGCAGCATAATCCGATGAGTTCTGCCGCGCTCACAGCCAGCGTGGCCCAATCTCTGGGCGTTCCCGCCACGGCCATTATCATCCTTGACAAACCGCGCGATACCGAGCAGGAAGCGCATGAAGTGGCAAAAATCGTCCATAACCAACCCTTTGCGCTGGTGACCTCGGCGAATCATCTGCCACGGGCAATACGCTTTTTCCAGTACGAAGGGTTACAGCCCTGGCCAGCTCCTGCCAATCAGTTAGCTATCTCTTCCCCACTCAACTTCTGGGAGCGAGTGCTCCCCTCTTCATTCTGGCTGGGTCACAGCGAGCGCGTAGTTTACGAGAATATTGGGCGACTATGGCAGCGGCTGAAACAGCCCGAAAGCCCTTCAGCCGAGCCACGGCAGCAGTGA
- the kdsB gene encoding 3-deoxy-manno-octulosonate cytidylyltransferase, with the protein MSFVAIIPARFASTRLPGKPLVDIHGKPMVVHVMQRAQESGAERVIVATDHADVARAVEAAGGEVCMTRVDHHSGTERLAEVIDRYQFPDDKVIVNVQGDEPMIPPVIIRQVAENLAQRSVGMATLAVHVDSVEEAFNPNAVKVVRDAHGNALYFSRATIPWDRERFAVSHDNIGDQFLRHIGIYGYRAGFIRRYVRWQASPLEQIELLEQLRVLWYGEKIHVDVAQAVPSAGVDTAEDLSRVRTAMQ; encoded by the coding sequence ATGAGTTTTGTTGCCATCATTCCTGCCCGTTTCGCTTCTACCCGCCTGCCGGGAAAACCGCTGGTGGATATTCACGGTAAGCCGATGGTGGTGCACGTTATGCAACGTGCGCAGGAATCGGGGGCCGAGCGAGTGATTGTGGCGACGGATCATGCTGATGTGGCGCGTGCGGTGGAGGCAGCCGGTGGCGAAGTCTGTATGACCCGTGTCGATCATCACTCCGGAACTGAGCGTCTGGCAGAAGTGATCGATCGCTATCAATTCCCGGACGACAAGGTGATCGTTAACGTTCAGGGCGATGAGCCGATGATCCCGCCGGTGATTATCCGTCAGGTTGCAGAAAACCTCGCGCAGCGCAGCGTAGGAATGGCAACGCTGGCGGTGCATGTAGACTCTGTGGAAGAAGCGTTTAACCCCAATGCGGTGAAAGTGGTGCGCGATGCCCATGGTAACGCGCTGTACTTTTCCCGCGCCACCATCCCCTGGGATCGCGAGCGCTTTGCCGTATCACATGACAATATTGGCGACCAGTTCCTGCGCCATATTGGTATCTACGGCTACCGCGCCGGTTTTATCCGCCGCTACGTGCGTTGGCAAGCCAGCCCGCTGGAGCAGATCGAGCTGCTGGAACAGTTACGCGTACTGTGGTATGGCGAAAAAATTCACGTTGATGTGGCACAAGCGGTTCCCAGCGCAGGGGTGGATACGGCAGAAGATCTGTCACGCGTTCGCACAGCCATGCAGTAA
- a CDS encoding Trm112 family protein: MDHRLLEIVACPVCHGKLDYNKEQQELVCKPDGLAYPVRDGIPVLLEVEARALTLEESHP, from the coding sequence ATGGATCATCGTCTACTTGAAATCGTCGCTTGTCCGGTCTGTCACGGCAAGCTGGACTACAACAAAGAACAGCAGGAACTTGTCTGTAAACCAGACGGTCTGGCTTACCCGGTGCGGGATGGTATTCCCGTGTTACTGGAAGTGGAAGCGCGTGCGCTGACGCTGGAAGAGAGCCACCCATGA
- the lpxK gene encoding tetraacyldisaccharide 4'-kinase: protein MIERIWSGRCALYLLLIPFSLLYGLISNLLHLSYRWGWRKAWRAPVPVVVVGNLTAGGNGKTPVVIWLVQALQQRGLRVGVVSRGYGGKAEHYPLVLGEHTTTDEAGDEPVLIYQRTGAMVAVAPRRRQAAEAVLRSAAVDIIISDDGLQHYALARDIEIVVIDGERRFGNGWWLPAGPMRERAGRLRSVTAIVTNGGTALPGEMAMQLQPGLAVNLKSGERRSAAELHNVVAMAGIGHPPRFFHTLRQQGVTPLKQVAFADHQHYNADNLHAIAASGQTLLMTEKDAVKARAFAAPNWWYLPVDASLPDAKAEALLNTIAALTAR, encoded by the coding sequence ATGATTGAGCGTATCTGGAGCGGGCGCTGTGCGCTTTATCTGCTGCTTATTCCCTTCAGCCTGCTGTACGGCCTGATAAGCAACCTGCTGCACCTCAGCTATCGTTGGGGCTGGCGTAAGGCGTGGCGCGCTCCGGTTCCGGTGGTGGTGGTGGGCAATCTCACTGCCGGAGGCAATGGCAAAACCCCGGTAGTTATCTGGCTGGTGCAGGCTCTGCAGCAGCGTGGATTACGCGTTGGCGTGGTTTCGCGTGGCTACGGAGGCAAGGCAGAGCATTATCCGCTGGTGCTGGGGGAGCACACCACCACCGATGAAGCCGGTGATGAACCGGTACTGATTTATCAGCGCACGGGCGCAATGGTAGCCGTTGCGCCCCGGCGGCGTCAGGCGGCTGAAGCGGTGCTGCGCAGTGCGGCAGTTGATATCATTATCAGCGACGATGGGCTGCAACACTACGCGCTGGCACGCGATATTGAGATCGTGGTGATTGACGGCGAACGACGTTTTGGTAATGGCTGGTGGCTTCCTGCCGGGCCAATGCGTGAACGTGCTGGCCGTCTGCGTAGCGTGACGGCCATCGTCACCAATGGCGGTACAGCGCTGCCTGGTGAAATGGCCATGCAGCTACAGCCGGGTCTGGCAGTGAACCTGAAATCCGGCGAGCGGCGGTCTGCGGCTGAGCTGCATAACGTCGTGGCAATGGCCGGTATCGGCCACCCGCCACGCTTTTTCCACACTCTGCGTCAGCAGGGCGTGACGCCGCTGAAGCAGGTGGCGTTTGCCGACCATCAACACTATAACGCCGATAACCTGCATGCGATTGCTGCCAGCGGGCAAACGCTGCTGATGACGGAAAAAGATGCTGTAAAAGCGCGTGCTTTTGCCGCGCCTAACTGGTGGTATCTGCCGGTAGACGCTTCGCTGCCTGATGCAAAAGCTGAAGCGCTTCTGAACACGATAGCCGCGTTGACAGCGCGCTAA
- the msbA gene encoding lipid A ABC transporter ATP-binding protein/permease MsbA, giving the protein MHLDKDLSTWQTFRRLWPMIVPYKTGLIVAAVALILNAAGDTLMLSLLKPLLDDGFGKADNSVLLWMPLAVIGLMLVRGVTSYASSYCISWVSGNVVMKMRRSLFSHMMGMPVSFFDQQSTGTLLSRITYDSEQVASSSSSALVTVVREGASIIGLFIMMFYYSWQLSLILIVLAPVVSFAIRTVSRRFRNISKNMQNTMGQVTTSAEQMLKGHKEVLIFGGQSIESERFNRVSNRMRQQGMKLVSASSISDPIIQLIASLALAFVLFAASYPSVMSTLTAGTITVVFSSMIALMRPLKSLTNVNAQFQRGMAACQTLFSILDSEQEVDSGKRSIERAKGDIEFRDVTFSYPGRDLPALKKINLAIPSGKTVALVGRSGSGKSTMASLLTRFYDIQHGSILMDGHDLREYTLASLRNQVALVSQNVHLFNDTVANNIAYARHEQYSREDIEKAATMAHAMDFISKMDEGLDTVIGENGVLLSGGQRQRIAIARALLRDCPILILDEATSALDTESERAIQSALDELQKNRTSLVIAHRLSTIEKADEIVVVEDGQIVERGTHEKLLAERGAYAQLHKMQFGQ; this is encoded by the coding sequence TGCTGTCATTGCTGAAGCCTTTACTTGATGATGGTTTTGGTAAAGCGGATAACTCGGTGCTGTTGTGGATGCCACTTGCCGTTATTGGCCTGATGCTGGTGCGTGGCGTAACCAGTTACGCTTCCAGCTACTGTATCTCCTGGGTTTCTGGCAATGTAGTGATGAAAATGCGCCGCAGCTTATTCAGCCATATGATGGGCATGCCCGTTTCCTTCTTTGACCAGCAGTCCACCGGGACATTGCTGTCACGTATTACGTATGACTCTGAGCAGGTCGCCTCCTCTTCTTCCAGCGCGTTAGTGACCGTGGTACGCGAAGGGGCTTCAATCATCGGCCTGTTTATCATGATGTTTTACTACAGCTGGCAGCTGTCGCTGATTTTGATCGTGCTGGCACCGGTGGTGTCTTTCGCCATTCGCACCGTGTCCAGGCGTTTCCGTAATATCAGTAAGAATATGCAGAACACGATGGGGCAGGTGACGACCAGCGCCGAGCAGATGCTGAAAGGGCACAAAGAAGTGCTGATCTTCGGCGGCCAGAGTATTGAGAGCGAACGCTTCAACCGAGTCAGCAACCGCATGCGTCAGCAGGGAATGAAGCTGGTTTCTGCATCTTCAATCTCCGACCCAATTATCCAGCTAATCGCTTCACTGGCGCTGGCTTTTGTGCTGTTTGCTGCCAGTTATCCGAGCGTAATGTCGACGCTGACAGCCGGTACTATTACCGTGGTGTTCTCATCGATGATCGCTTTGATGCGCCCGTTGAAATCATTAACTAACGTCAATGCCCAGTTCCAGCGCGGTATGGCTGCCTGCCAGACGCTGTTCTCAATTCTCGATAGCGAGCAGGAAGTCGATAGCGGTAAACGCAGCATTGAGCGTGCGAAGGGCGATATCGAGTTCCGCGACGTGACCTTCAGCTACCCCGGGCGCGATTTGCCCGCGCTGAAAAAGATCAATCTGGCAATCCCGAGCGGAAAAACAGTGGCGCTGGTCGGGCGTTCGGGATCCGGTAAGTCAACAATGGCCAGCCTGTTGACGCGCTTTTACGATATTCAGCACGGCAGCATCCTGATGGACGGGCACGATCTGCGTGAGTACACGCTGGCCTCACTGCGTAATCAGGTGGCGTTAGTATCGCAAAATGTGCACCTGTTTAACGATACCGTTGCGAATAACATCGCCTATGCTCGACATGAGCAATACAGCCGGGAAGATATTGAAAAGGCCGCGACGATGGCTCATGCCATGGACTTTATCAGCAAGATGGACGAGGGCCTTGATACGGTGATCGGTGAAAATGGCGTGCTGCTCTCCGGTGGCCAACGCCAGCGCATTGCTATCGCGCGCGCGTTGCTGCGTGACTGCCCGATTTTAATTCTCGATGAAGCCACTTCCGCGCTGGACACCGAATCTGAACGTGCCATTCAGTCGGCGCTGGACGAACTGCAGAAGAATCGTACCTCGCTGGTAATTGCTCACCGCCTTTCCACCATTGAGAAAGCAGATGAAATTGTTGTGGTAGAAGATGGTCAAATCGTGGAACGCGGTACTCATGAAAAGCTTCTGGCTGAACGCGGTGCTTATGCGCAGCTTCATAAGATGCAATTTGGCCAATGA